One Methanofastidiosum sp. DNA segment encodes these proteins:
- a CDS encoding AI-2E family transporter, giving the protein MEESEYRIAIASIFIFFLIIAALTLFPLVDALIVTFVLVYLMRPINTILLRFMNKTYAAILSAIAVIVPAFLLFFYLAAATINYVMREKIFEKLIIVFGDLDTYSKNLFISFLNYYNIEYSEDLDKIVNVLTSKLHELISYISEEIIDLTIHMPEYAMKLLLASILALYLIKEGVTIRDTFVSLLPDTKKKTISSLLNGIDIVFESIILVNILKAIFTSIISYFIFLIFGVPYPMLLGIMSGFMDFAPILGPWMLFSGIAVVYIMNGQAMTGIYIFIIGQVLVTVIPELYIKPKLAGKYAKIHPMIFLFGFFGGLLAFGAIGIFVGPIAIGIVIVFIKYYLLGKELENKNSFIDKILNQVDKMIKLEGTKNGKL; this is encoded by the coding sequence ATGGAAGAAAGCGAGTATAGAATTGCAATTGCTTCAATATTCATATTTTTTCTAATAATAGCAGCTCTTACACTTTTCCCACTTGTAGACGCACTTATTGTAACTTTTGTTTTAGTATATCTAATGCGGCCAATTAATACAATATTATTAAGATTTATGAACAAAACTTATGCTGCGATTCTTTCTGCAATAGCGGTAATAGTCCCTGCATTTTTACTTTTCTTTTATCTTGCGGCCGCCACTATAAATTATGTAATGAGGGAAAAGATTTTTGAAAAATTAATTATTGTATTTGGAGATCTTGATACATATTCTAAAAATTTATTCATTTCATTCTTAAATTACTATAACATAGAATATTCTGAAGATCTTGACAAAATTGTAAATGTTTTAACTTCTAAGTTACATGAATTAATATCGTACATCTCTGAGGAGATTATTGATCTTACAATCCATATGCCAGAATATGCAATGAAACTTTTGCTTGCATCAATACTGGCATTGTATCTAATAAAAGAAGGGGTTACTATTCGAGATACATTTGTCTCTTTACTGCCAGATACTAAAAAGAAGACAATATCTTCTCTTCTTAACGGAATTGATATAGTCTTTGAGAGTATCATCCTTGTTAATATTTTAAAGGCTATCTTCACTTCAATAATTAGTTATTTCATATTCCTAATTTTTGGAGTTCCTTATCCAATGCTTTTAGGAATAATGTCGGGTTTTATGGACTTTGCGCCAATCTTAGGTCCATGGATGTTATTTTCTGGAATTGCAGTTGTCTATATAATGAACGGTCAAGCAATGACTGGGATCTATATCTTTATTATTGGTCAAGTATTAGTTACTGTAATACCTGAACTTTACATCAAACCAAAACTTGCAGGAAAATATGCCAAGATTCATCCAATGATATTCCTTTTTGGATTCTTTGGAGGTCTTCTAGCCTTTGGGGCGATAGGAATTTTTGTAGGCCCAATAGCAATTGGAATCGTGATTGTATTCATTAAATACTACCTTTTAGGTAAAGAGCTAGAAAACAAAAATTCTTTTATAGACAAAATATTGAACCAAGTAGACAAGATGATAAAACTAGAGGGAACTAAAAATGGTAAATTATAA
- a CDS encoding flippase-like domain-containing protein — MVNYKAILPFFAGIVLIFIFIHFVGYGEFITLIRSSNPLYLALALLFQILNLFFEAYKWKPILESLKPNISIKNVFVATMVGIFFNNVTPGARTGGEPMKTFLISREEELSPIETVFATVTVDRIVESLPFFALAVFSVMYVNLFYTVKWGVIVLLSLIIVAYIAVLLVASYICFNKNAGEKVVFRLLTIVGKFSKRIKKYEDLALSMVENFHTQFQLILKSRNNLYRSILASVIMWICWILRTYFVFLALGKPLNPVLVALVTTISLLMGLIPFLPGGLGIVEVTMSVLYAALKVGKNVALTATILDRILSFWFVLVFAGIISSYNLPKLKSMKSDARNRMTTYNIEKETD; from the coding sequence ATGGTAAATTATAAGGCCATTCTACCTTTTTTCGCCGGAATTGTTTTAATATTTATTTTTATACATTTTGTAGGATACGGAGAATTCATTACTTTAATTAGGAGTTCTAATCCTCTATATCTAGCTCTTGCGCTTTTATTCCAAATATTAAATTTATTTTTTGAAGCATACAAGTGGAAACCTATCCTTGAATCCCTAAAACCTAACATATCCATAAAAAACGTTTTCGTAGCTACAATGGTAGGAATTTTCTTCAATAACGTTACTCCGGGTGCAAGAACGGGCGGAGAGCCGATGAAAACTTTCTTAATTTCAAGGGAAGAAGAGCTCAGCCCAATTGAAACTGTATTTGCAACAGTGACGGTAGATAGAATTGTGGAGTCTCTTCCTTTCTTTGCCCTTGCAGTTTTTTCAGTTATGTATGTCAATCTTTTCTATACCGTCAAATGGGGAGTAATTGTTTTACTTTCATTAATAATTGTCGCATATATTGCAGTCCTATTGGTAGCTTCTTATATATGTTTCAATAAAAATGCAGGAGAGAAAGTTGTCTTTAGATTATTGACAATAGTTGGAAAGTTTTCCAAGAGAATCAAAAAATACGAAGACCTTGCGTTATCAATGGTCGAGAACTTCCACACCCAGTTTCAGTTAATACTAAAAAGTAGGAACAATCTTTACCGATCAATTTTAGCTTCAGTGATAATGTGGATTTGTTGGATACTAAGAACATATTTTGTGTTTTTAGCATTGGGAAAACCATTAAATCCGGTTTTAGTTGCTCTAGTTACTACCATAAGCCTTCTTATGGGACTCATACCCTTTTTACCCGGGGGCCTTGGGATAGTTGAGGTAACAATGTCAGTGTTATACGCAGCATTGAAAGTTGGAAAGAACGTAGCTTTAACTGCCACAATTCTTGATAGAATCTTATCTTTTTGGTTTGTTTTGGTCTTCGCAGGAATTATATCCTCTTATAATCTACCAAAATTAAAAAGCATGAAATCT